From a region of the Tursiops truncatus isolate mTurTru1 chromosome 2, mTurTru1.mat.Y, whole genome shotgun sequence genome:
- the LOC101324871 gene encoding granzyme B has product MQPLLFLLPLAFSLPPRAKSGEIIGGHEAKPHSRPYMAFLQIWDQDDQKRCGGFLIREDFVLTAAHCWGSSVNVTLGAHNIKDRERTQQVIPVRRAIPHPGYNEKNYSNDIMLLKLERKVKQTAAVRPLSLPRRKARVKPGRVCSVAGWGQVALGTYSDTLQEVKLTIQKDQKCELYLHNYYNNAIQLCVGDPKENKASFKGDSGGPLVCNNVAQGIVSYGQKNGSPPRACTKVSSFLPWIKKTMKSL; this is encoded by the exons ATGCAGCCACTCCTGTTCCTGCTCCCGTTGGCCTTTTCACTGCCCCCCAGGGCAAAGTCTG GGGAGATCATCGGGGGCCATGAGGCCAAGCCCCACTCCCGCCCCTACATGGCATTTCTTCAGATCTGGGACCAGGATGATCAAAAAAGGTGCGGTGGGTTCCTGATTCGAGAGGACTTTGTGCTGACAGCCGCTCACTGCTGGGGAAG CTCAGTCAACGTCACCCTGGGGGCCCACAACATCAAGGATCGGGAGAGGACCCAGCAGGTCATCCCGGTGAGAAGAGCCATCCCCCACCCAGGCTATAATGAAAAGAACTACTCCAATGACATCATGTTATTAAAG CTGGAGAGAAAGGTCAAGCAGACTGCAGCCGTGAGACCCCTCAGCCTGCCCAGGCGCAAGGCTCGGGTGAAGCCAGGACGGGTGTGCAGTGTAGCCGGCTGGGGGCAGGTCGCTCTGGGCACGTACTCAGACACTCTGCAGGAGGTAAAGCTGACCATACAGAAGGATCAAAAGTGTGAACTCTACTTACACAATTATTACAACAATGCCATTCAGCTGTGTGTGGGGGacccaaaggaaaacaaagcttCCTTTAAG GGGGACTCCGGGGGCCCTCTGGTGTGTAACAATGTGGCCCAGGGCATTGTCTCCTATGGACAGAAAAATGGGTCACCTCCACGGGCCTGCACCAAAGTCTCAAGTTTCCTGCCCTGGATAAAGAAAACCATGAAAAGCCTCTGA